The Erpetoichthys calabaricus chromosome 1 unlocalized genomic scaffold, fErpCal1.3 SUPER_1_unloc_12, whole genome shotgun sequence genomic interval gtctgttgatggcattttcatctgatagccaagactcggccacgggtttattaaatgttagctaagacccggcagttaaaagtgtcttctcattaaacttgtatctcgcgaatatggcattgcaaacggcagcgggtcagttcatgtacttacgtgggaggcgtgatgacgcgatatattttgatatatatcaaaatacccgcgcttcgcagcggcgaagtactgctttaatatttttattaagaagaaaagtaaacctttttaaactgagggaaaatgaatcaataattatttgttaaggatctctttgtataccacggtgtcagttcgcccctctggttgtaatatgaccaagctgtgtgctgagcttactcttgagcatgcaacgtacagtttgctatgtgaaaatcagtcttgcctcaaatcaatgccaaccttttgtaggggtctgtccctgagacttattaattgtcattgcgaagcagagccttagtggaaattggaggcgtttgaattgaaatgggagatcagagggtataacggggatgcgaggaataaaaactctctcccctgagccaccgccagtaaaaatagttgcctcaatgacgttcttttgcagacacgtgacctgaagtctcgtgccgtcacaaagtttcagtggctgtacgcaaatccacaatcagtttcatattgttttcgtaccttatcaattgtgtaatgtgttttttgaacaggtttgatcctgctgcgttcagtcacttcacgtgagccgctgtcttgtgtgatgttgcgatgtccacggatTTATTttatgacccggcagttaaaagtttctcgctacagcaattttaactcaattacaaagtgatccaaactgtcatttatacctcgtgtcttctcattaaacttgtatctcgcgaatatggcattgcaaacggcagcgagtcagttcacgtgcttacgtgggaggcgtgatgacgcgatatattttgatataaatcaaaatagcgaagtactgctttaaaaattttattaagaagaaaagtaaacttttttaaactgaggaaaatgaaccggttgtagtatgaccaagctgtgtgctgagtttactcttgagcatgaaatctaacgtggtttgtgcccttcagaatgaaaacagtttgcatttacctctttaataaaaggcgagcttttaagcctgagaaatcacctcgtaaatgcacacgtttaattgcacatgtgttaatatgtatgcttacacagtattaaaagacactcaaaaattaacgtcatttaccttcgttcccgcgtttgactcgtgctgtaaatctcttccttgtttttagttcacgtgattacgtaggaggcgtgatgatgggatacgtgactccgcctcctccattagagtatatggacaaaaaccaggttccagttatgaccattacacgtagaatttcgaaatgaaacctgcctaatttgtgtaagtaacctgtaaggaatgagcctgccaaatttcagccttctacctacacgggaagttggagaattagtgatgagtcagtcagtgagggctttgccttttattagtgtatatatatatatatatatatgtatgtatatatatatgtatgtatgtatgtgtgtgtatatatatatatatatatatatatatatatatatatatatatatatatatgtgtgtatatatttaaattattatttaaatgatgttaatccaataataataattcattatatttatacagcgcttttctctgtactcaaagcgctatccacacagggaggaaccgggaagcgaacccacaatcttccacagtctccttactgcaaagcagcagcactaccactgtgccacctgtgaggacaatatccttcttcctgcagcacctcctggtgtggcagaattgCGGCTAAACAGGGCCCAGTAAACATCCAGGCACCTCCaggcttccatgctccaaacccgtggccccattgcaagccaagggggctgccctctatcattATGGGGGAGACATTATCCAGaataagctctctctctctctgtctttctgtgcTGAAGGCATCCCTGCTGGGAATGGGCCCATTGTCGTTAATGTTCAGATCATGGAACAGAGAGCCATGACAAAACTTTAAACGTGGGCCTCTTGAGGAGTCCATTGTGAATTCCGGGGTGCAGTTCAGATCATTATCCTTTTATAGAAGccatactcttttcatttttagcttttatagatggtgtgatgtttgcttcagaattttctaatatttaattgaatccattcttccctctaccagtgAACAGTTCCTGGTGCTCCTAGCTTCAACACAAGCTTGAGACATGATTGATCTTCTCCCATCCTTAACAGTCAGAGACGTTTTCTTGTCATGGAATTCtgtcctttttcctccaaacacaccTTTGCCATTTGGCCAAAAAGTTTTTTGACTTCTTCAGTTCACATGGTTtggttccaaaatgcatcaggcttgtttagatgttcatctaCAACCTTTGAATTTTGTGGTGAGGacaaagaaaatctttttttttttgatggctcTTCCTTGGAGGTCATATTTCGGATGGTGTTGCTGtacagtagaacagtgcatcaccactccagagtctgactACAAAAGACCTCCAGGAAGCTTTAAGGCACAGGGGTTTAGATTTGCCATTCTAGCAATGCTATGAGCAGTTGTCTTGGTCTTCCTGACCTCAACTTGTTTTCCACCATTGCTGTTAACTGCCATCTCTTAATAATGTTACCAGTTGAGGAGGTGGCTTCTTGAAAACTCTTTGACATCTTCTATAGTCTTTTCCTACTTTGTGactataaattaatttattcctCAGAGTGTTagacagctgcttagaggagcccatggctgctgattgctgggacaaggtttgaagagtctgagaatttatacagctttgaattTTGCATCACCTGGCCATTCGTAATGATGACTGTGAACGAGCCAAAGCCCTAAGGAGCTAATTAGGGTCTGAGATGTTGGGGAAAAGATATCTGAGACTTCCGGTCTCTTGGGGTGCACAAACATTTCTGGGGTACTCCTCCTTTTTTCACTCTACaaatcaaaaatatgacacaaatcatgtttaaaatgcagaaaagaatgttttatctttaactttatggcttTTGGAGATCAATTGATCTGATActgacttaactattcacagtaatagTTATTTTCATCAGGGGGGTCCCCACacatttgcatgtcactgtatatGAAATGTCATGAAAGTGTTCATCTTGGTAATGCTATGTCTGAAAAGAACCATCCTCTCGCCATTGTATATCGTGCATACATGTTATAGGACTTAAATGATGTAATCCTAAACTTTCTAATATAAAAAATTGTGGTGTTtctaaaatgataaattgcaattatttttgagggatactctgatttttttttttgtcctgacctGATCATATGTCTGGTTCTTTTCAAACAGTACCATTATTGACAGCTAAGACACAATTGTTTCCTTAGCGGTTTTCCTGCTTTCACTGCATTGTTGAAAGTCGATGTGCTCAGCTGTGTGTTGTACCTAAACATTTCTCATCAAATTAGTTGTGGGAAATGTCTTTGCTTTAAATACACCACAACTAACaactaactttttcattttaaactttacagAAAACATTCCTATCACATTTCAGATACTTGAATATATTTCCACacagcagttattttcttcatcagtttCCACTCAGTGTCAGTGCTGCACATGTCCTCAGCTTAACATATTCCATGTCATGAAATCAGTAGACCAGTCAACCAACTACAAGCCGATTtcacaataaacagcaaaaactgggcaattttaattcaaggcaaattaatttttgtaacactactgtttaattcagttgtctttcttctttatagcgctcttcattgagtgcaggcttTGACTGCTTGATGTTTGCAGCCATAACAGAGATAATAATtccatacatgaacacacacattggATCAAATAGACAGTAAAACCTGGCAAATTTTAGCTTACTCAACATAAGTAAGTCCTGATAGTAGATACCCTTTGACATTCTAATGGTGAGTATAAATGTCACCAGCGTGTCACAAAGGTTACCAGTCCTGGTGTCACCTGCCACTCTCCTATTGAGCTGAAACACCAACAGCTGTGCTCTTCCTCGGTTTTCTCATCTTCTAATTTTTCTCCGAGGTCACTGCAGCTTCTGTAGGCCTGTGCACTGAGGCGTCACTCATCCATTGCTCTCTTTTGCTTTGGTGAatgaaagaagacattttgttgtttgttttggtgtcaaGTGGTTTAAGTTCAAGTGTGGATAAATGTCAGGACACATTCTATTTATTGAAGGTGCACTTTTCATAGTTGGCATGGCATTCAGTTTTATATAGTACCCTCCATAATGGCGGAGACAATGAAACATTCTTCTTGCATTTACTCCTTTAATCCATCATTTAAAATTAcgaattaaataattcagatgtaattaaagtacaaattactaattttcatttaaggggatttgcagacatttcagtcacaccttgtagaaatgacagcactttttctgaatcgtcctcccatttcagggcaccgtaatgtttgggacaattggtgccagaggtgtttgtgattcctcaggtgtgtttcattgttttAGTCTTGCAGGCCTAAGACACCTCAGCTTACTCCTACCCACAGACTACCTTTGgtctctgtagttgccattgttcaacatgagggcaagagctgtgccagtgaaagtcaaagaagctggaaataaataatgaaatcattaGAGATATCGGAAAACCTTAAGATTGCCCaattcaactgtctggaatatcaataacaagaaagagcacactggtgagctcagtaatcataaAGGGACTTGTAGGCCAAGTAAGACCACCACTACTGAACACAACAGATGttgctgcagatttcattttgatcAGGACTTGCATACCCTGATGGTAACGATATTGCATGTATCTCTCTACCGTCTTAAGTGTACCATCCCGTACAGATGGCATTACATGGCTCAGGGTGACTGAGAGATTCCTCACCAGTCAGGCAGTTCATACTGAAAAGCTGCCATCGTCAAATAACCCACAGCTGTTAAGACCTGTAAGAGAACTGGGATTGTGCGATTTCTGCACGGTGGTCTCTGTAATGAAGGCTGCAgttcagcacacacttcaaaGAGGATGACAGTAGGGAGTGTAAATCAGCTAAGTCATCATCATGAtccaaaatgtcattgtgatacatcaaaactcacttcttgtgtatcctgtcaaacatcagaatgtgaaatgtgcaatgaaatgagattttctattcagttcttcttttttccacctggagttgctaaaatgccaacagAAATAAAGTCTGCATGGGACTTACAAATGCTCAAAACTTGAGGGAACTTTGAGCCAATTTAAATGTCAAGTTCTagttttataaatcctaacttttgcataagaaacAGCTTTCATATATGTGGCCGAGCATAATGAagttttatacatgtggcccTGGTGAGAAGTTGTAATAGAGaatgtaaaattaacaaattaagtgtGTTTTCCAAGTACAACAAAAGTTTTATAATTGCTTATGCTGATCAAAGGTTGTTCCTAATTTCAGCCATCATGTATTTAATGTGAGTTAATGTTGATAATGAGGCAGCGAATTGAAAAtaagcttttttttccccttcttgttttaaattttacacaggaaAGAAAGATCACTGCAGTGTGGAATGTGGCAGAGAATTCTCTAACAGGAGTGCTCTTCAGAAACACatgagagttcacaccggagagaagaaatattgctgtaatgaatgtggtaaacagttttcacaaatgagccatcttcagatacacacgagagttcacaccggagagaagccatattgctgtaatgaatgtggtaaacagttttcacataaaggCAATCTTCAGCAACAtatgagaattcacactggagagaagacatattgctgtaatgaatgtggtaaacagttttcacgtatAAGCAGTCTGAGggaccacactagagttcacactggagagaagccatattgctgtaatgaatgtggtaaacagttttcagagatgggcaatcttcagagacacactagagttcacactggagagaagccatattgctgtaatgaatgtggtaaacagttttcagagatGGGCAGTCTACAGAGACACACTaaagttcacactggagagaagccatattgctgtaatgaatgtggtaaacaatttttACAGAGGGGCAGTCTACAGCAACATgtgagagttcacactggagagaagccatattgctgtaatgaatgtggtaaacagttttcacacagGGCCTGTATACagaaacacacgagagttcatactggagagaagccatattgctgtaatgaatgtggtaaacagttttcgcTGATGGCCAGTCTACagaaacacacgagagttcacactggagagaagccatattgctgtaatgaatgtggtaaacagttttcagagatgagcagtcttcagagacacactagagttcacaccggagagaagccatattgctgtaatgaatgtggcaaacagttttcagagGTGAGCAGTCTTGagaaacacacgagagttcacatgggagagaaaccatattgctgtaatgaatgtggcaaacagtttttagAGATGAGCAAACTTCACAGACACACTAGAGTTcataccggagagaagccatattgctgtaatgaatgtggcaaacagtttttagAGATGAGCAAACTTCACAGACACACTAGAGTTcataccggagagaagccatattgctgtaatgaatgtggcaaacagtttttagAGATGAGCAAACTTCACAGACACACTAGAGTTcataccggagagaagccatatcactgtaatgaatgtggcaaacagtttttagAGATGAGCAAACTTCACAGACACACTAGAGTTcataccggagagaagccatattgctgtaatgaatgtggtaaacagttttcactaaaaggcaatcttcagaaacacacgagagttcacactggagagaagccttattgctgtaatgaatgtggcaaacagttttcacaaaaagttGATCTTCAGAaccacacgagagttcacactggagagaaaccttattgctgtaatgaatgtggtaaacagttttcacatatggGCAGTCTTCACaaacacacaagagttcacaccggagagaagccatattgctgtaatgaatgtggcaaacagttttcacaaaaagatgatcttcagaaacacacgagagttcacactggagagaagccatattgctgtaatgaatgtggtaaacagttttcagagatGGGCAGTCTAcagagacacactagagttcacaccggagagaagccatattgctgtaatgaatgtggcaaacagttttcagacACGAGCAATCTTCAGAGACACTCTAGAGTTCACATCgtagagaagccatattgctgtaatgaatgtggcaaacagttttcagcgATGAGCAGTCTTCAGAAACACaatagagttcacaccggagagaagccatattgctgtaatgaatgtggtaaacagttttcacatatgaGCAGTCTTCAcaaacacacgagagttcacactggagagaagccatattgctgtaatgaatgtggcaaacagttttcacaaaaattcaatcttcagaaacacacgagagttcacactggagagaagccatattgctgtaatgaatgtggcaaacagttttcagacTCGAgcaatcttcagaaacacactagagttcacaccagAGAGAAGACATagtgctgtaatgaatgtggcaaacagttttcagaaaTGGACAGTCTGCAGaaacacacaagagttcacactggagagaagccatattgctgtaatgaatgtggtaaacagttttcacagataGTCAGTCTGCAGATACACACAagagttcacaacagaataaaaaggGTAGCAGTTCAAAAATCAGTGCATAAAAACAAGAACCCTTCCGGACTCAAGAGTGAGGTTCAGTCGCGTCCTGAAAAGTAAGCAAACTAAACTATTGTTGAGACATGAATCtcaaagagaagccatattgctgtttggaatgtggcaaacaaatctCTCAGAGCAGTACACTTCAGAGACGCACCAGAATTCCCACAGGAGAGAAGTACAACTGaactgtcctgactaaagagtgagTTTCACTTCTGAATGGACAGTAAGCACATGTAACGACTCAAATCCATCCTACTTAGTGTtgtgtcaaaaacaaatcaacatggaAGAGAAATAGAAGTTTatatcctttttccttttccagaaacaaaataaagaacagggcGTCATACAAACGGCTTCTCACCAAAGCCCCTACGGCCTCCACCATGTGCCTAGCTCTGTTTTCATAACATACGTATTACATATAgaactatttaaaatatattacacacatttcatcagaaaaaaagaaaaaaaaaacactttacaatatacatagcCTCACACAATAAACAATAGTTCagctttataatattatatattttgctcttttaatataacaaaaagtaaaaaaaacataccttgacaaaaaaagaacaaacggCTTCTCACCAATGCTTATTACATATTAAATCAATTActaataattataaacacaaactattaatacaaaatcaataaagtaaaatgtaaaataaaattaaaatccaaaatatacacATGATCATGCTGTACAccacacaaaattattttttaacactgtGGCAGTGCACTAAAAGAagaatgcttttttaaattttatttgtttttgtttgattgcttttgataataaaacatacagaacTGTATATAAGAACTCGGGCGGGGGGGGCACACAACTTATTTAACAATTGAGAATTACCAAATAATATACAtgtcaaataaatagaataaaattagaaaaagctTGGACAGAGCAGACTTACCTGCACTGCAGTGGTTCTCAAGCTGTGGGGCGAACAACCCTAgtggggggcgcaaagatgt includes:
- the LOC127525831 gene encoding zinc finger protein 160-like, with amino-acid sequence MRVHTGEKKYCCNECGKQFSQMSHLQIHTRVHTGEKPYCCNECGKQFSHKGNLQQHMRIHTGEKTYCCNECGKQFSRISSLRDHTRVHTGEKPYCCNECGKQFSEMGNLQRHTRVHTGEKPYCCNECGKQFSEMGSLQRHTKVHTGEKPYCCNECGKQFLQRGSLQQHVRVHTGEKPYCCNECGKQFSHRACIQKHTRVHTGEKPYCCNECGKQFSLMASLQKHTRVHTGEKPYCCNECGKQFSEMSSLQRHTRVHTGEKPYCCNECGKQFSEMSKLHRHTRVHTGEKPYCCNECGKQFSLKGNLQKHTRVHTGEKPYCCNECGKQFSQKVDLQNHTRVHTGEKPYCCNECGKQFSHMGSLHKHTRVHTGEKPYCCNECGKQFSQKDDLQKHTRVHTGEKPYCCNECGKQFSEMGSLQRHTRVHTGEKPYCCNECGKQFSDTSNLQRHSRVHIVEKPYCCNECGKQFSAMSSLQKHNRVHTGEKPYCCNECGKQFSHMSSLHKHTRVHTGEKPYCCNECGKQFSQKFNLQKHTRVHTGEKPYCCNECGKQFSDSSNLQKHTRVHTREKT